The following coding sequences lie in one Paraburkholderia largidicola genomic window:
- a CDS encoding XdhC family protein, producing the protein MDSVNLEVLKSSARWLEQGHRVLLVTVVKTWGSSPRPEGAMLVVRDDGAVVGSVSGGCIEDDLIDRVRQRGIEQKKPEVVKYGIKAEEAHRFGLPCGGTIQLVLEPLTKASGIAELCDAVEDGRLVARTLDMETGIARLSHAQATDGVDFNDKRLLTIHGPRYRMLVIGAGQLSRYLCSIAVGLDYQVTVCDPREAYTDEWDVPGTKIVRTMPDDTVLDMKLDERCAVIALTHDPKLDDLALMEALKTPAFYVGALGSRRNNAARRERLKEFDLSEAELARLHGPVGIYIGSRTPPEIAVSILAEVTAVKNGVHMPASLQVGTAKTAQGRAASIVDPELACFA; encoded by the coding sequence GTGGACAGTGTCAATCTCGAAGTGTTGAAGTCCAGTGCGCGCTGGCTCGAACAGGGACATCGCGTGCTGCTCGTGACGGTCGTGAAGACGTGGGGCTCGTCGCCGCGTCCCGAAGGCGCGATGCTCGTCGTGCGCGACGATGGCGCGGTGGTGGGGTCGGTATCGGGCGGCTGCATCGAAGACGATCTGATCGATCGCGTACGTCAACGTGGAATCGAGCAGAAGAAGCCCGAAGTCGTGAAATACGGCATCAAGGCGGAAGAGGCGCATCGCTTCGGCTTGCCATGCGGCGGGACGATCCAGCTCGTGCTGGAGCCTTTGACGAAGGCGAGCGGCATCGCTGAACTGTGCGATGCCGTTGAAGATGGACGGCTCGTCGCGCGCACCCTCGATATGGAAACAGGTATCGCGCGTTTGAGTCACGCGCAAGCAACCGATGGCGTCGACTTCAACGACAAGCGTCTGCTGACGATACACGGCCCGCGTTACCGGATGCTGGTGATCGGCGCGGGGCAACTGTCGCGCTATCTATGCAGTATCGCCGTGGGGCTCGATTATCAGGTGACGGTGTGCGATCCGCGTGAAGCGTACACGGATGAATGGGACGTGCCCGGCACGAAAATCGTTCGCACGATGCCCGACGATACCGTGCTCGATATGAAGCTCGATGAGCGCTGCGCCGTGATCGCGCTCACGCATGATCCAAAGCTCGACGATCTCGCGCTGATGGAAGCATTGAAAACGCCTGCGTTTTACGTTGGCGCGTTGGGCTCGCGGCGCAACAACGCAGCGCGGCGCGAAAGGCTCAAGGAGTTCGATCTCAGCGAGGCGGAACTCGCGCGGCTGCATGGGCCGGTTGGGATCTATATCGGCAGCAGAACGCCGCCTGAGATCGCCGTGTCGATACTTGCCGAAGTCACGGCCGTGAAGAACGGCGTACACATGCCGGCATCGTTGCAGGTCGGAACGGCAAAGACCGCGCAGGGCAGGGCGGCGTCCATCGTCGATCCGGAACTCGCGTGCTTCGCTTAG
- a CDS encoding LysR family transcriptional regulator: MNLSLKQLKVFLGVANASSFTKTAQSMHLSQAALSAIIRELETQLNCRLFERTTRTVALTEAGRLFYPTAMKIVETLEKSVIELNELGRQKQASLLLGCTPMIAASLMPQVLARFAETNPDAQIELVDRPPGELLKMVEEGDLDAAFGIFFSQLSGIDRVPIFPTRLVVVSSTMESAHGIGKVPRDGVQWRALEGLPLITLPKDNPLQRLIEASLSKEEVTTGRRTVIGHLQTAIAMAHEGLGVAIMPSFCEHICRHYQVRIDVIRPEVEFSFYRITRSGRDTLAALDQFTEMFAAAAQLSPFDTATDAK, translated from the coding sequence ATGAACCTGTCCCTCAAACAACTCAAAGTCTTTCTCGGCGTCGCGAACGCATCGAGCTTCACGAAGACCGCGCAGAGCATGCATTTGAGCCAGGCCGCACTGAGCGCGATCATTCGCGAACTCGAAACCCAGCTCAACTGCCGCCTGTTCGAGCGCACCACCCGCACTGTCGCGCTGACGGAAGCGGGCCGCCTGTTCTACCCGACGGCGATGAAGATCGTCGAGACGCTCGAAAAGTCCGTCATCGAGTTGAACGAGTTGGGCCGGCAAAAGCAGGCCTCGCTGCTGCTGGGCTGCACGCCGATGATCGCCGCGAGCCTGATGCCGCAAGTGCTCGCGCGTTTCGCGGAGACCAACCCCGATGCGCAGATCGAACTCGTCGACCGTCCGCCGGGCGAGTTGCTGAAGATGGTCGAGGAAGGCGATCTCGATGCGGCGTTCGGGATTTTCTTTTCGCAGCTATCGGGCATCGACCGCGTGCCGATCTTTCCGACGCGGCTCGTCGTGGTCTCGTCGACGATGGAAAGCGCGCATGGCATCGGCAAGGTGCCGCGCGACGGCGTGCAATGGCGCGCGCTGGAAGGGCTTCCGCTCATCACGCTGCCGAAGGACAACCCGTTGCAGCGGCTGATCGAGGCATCGCTGTCGAAAGAAGAGGTGACGACGGGCCGCCGCACGGTGATCGGCCATCTGCAGACGGCGATTGCGATGGCACACGAAGGGCTTGGCGTGGCGATCATGCCGTCGTTCTGCGAACACATTTGCCGGCACTACCAGGTGCGCATCGACGTGATCCGTCCGGAAGTGGAGTTTTCGTTTTACCGCATCACGCGCAGCGGACGCGACACGCTCGCGGCGCTCGATCAGTTCACGGAGATGTTCGCCGCCGCCGCGCAACTGAGTCCCTTCGATACGGCCACTGACGCGAAGTAA
- a CDS encoding UbiD family decarboxylase has translation MRPKTAIPSTAQGAELPDLERFRLRRFLASLDDTELERRDEPVDLADIARIMEGNPRAVWFQQPAGGTVSLAGSVAASRTRLAKAFDTTPAHLLEVVRDRLRSKGKLVEVRREEAPVQQVVLTGDECDFTVLPVHLQHDLDGAPYISASIDFAVDPDTGWTNVGIRRLMLRGRRTAGVDLVAPSDLRAIAIAHAKRGERLPIAFAVGTHPIDHIGATMRIPADELELVAALRGAPMGVVKCVTNDLLVPADAEFILEGYLDERGHAEPEGPYGEFLGYYGGIKTNPVFHLTAITHRKDAVFQTCTIGGRTMARTDTAQLAALRTEVTVWRALETAVREIRSVYASPATGGMFNVRVAMQQRVPGEARNAIAAVFASLANVKHVFVVDPDIDIFSDEQMDWALATRFQADRDLVMHSGMRAMPLDPSLDGAAVTAKVGFDLTLPLLRPGEERDLEHRVPTPPAFTGARFDSLEAALAHGPKRFTELMSATGTRDGREIVRWLEDTGATRTIVRDDEGRYAFA, from the coding sequence TTGAGACCCAAGACAGCCATTCCTTCGACCGCGCAAGGCGCGGAACTGCCTGACCTCGAACGCTTCCGTCTGAGGCGTTTTCTCGCGTCGCTCGACGACACGGAACTCGAACGGCGCGACGAGCCCGTCGATCTCGCCGATATCGCCCGCATCATGGAAGGCAACCCGCGCGCGGTGTGGTTCCAGCAGCCGGCGGGCGGCACGGTGTCGCTGGCGGGCAGCGTGGCGGCAAGCCGTACGCGCCTCGCCAAAGCCTTCGACACCACGCCCGCGCACCTGCTCGAAGTCGTGCGCGACCGTCTGCGCAGCAAAGGCAAGCTCGTCGAAGTGCGACGCGAAGAAGCGCCCGTGCAACAGGTCGTGCTGACGGGCGACGAATGCGACTTCACTGTGCTGCCCGTGCATCTGCAGCACGATCTGGACGGCGCGCCGTATATCTCCGCATCGATCGACTTCGCCGTCGATCCCGACACCGGCTGGACCAACGTCGGCATTCGCCGCCTGATGCTGCGCGGCCGGCGCACGGCGGGCGTCGATCTCGTCGCGCCGTCGGATCTGCGCGCCATCGCCATTGCCCACGCGAAGCGCGGCGAGCGGCTGCCGATCGCATTCGCCGTCGGCACGCATCCCATCGACCACATCGGCGCGACGATGCGCATTCCCGCCGACGAACTCGAACTCGTCGCCGCGTTGCGCGGCGCGCCGATGGGCGTCGTCAAATGCGTGACGAACGATCTGCTCGTCCCCGCCGACGCGGAGTTCATCCTCGAAGGCTATCTGGATGAACGCGGCCACGCGGAGCCGGAAGGGCCGTATGGCGAATTCCTTGGCTATTACGGCGGCATCAAGACGAACCCGGTGTTTCATCTGACGGCCATCACGCATCGCAAGGATGCGGTGTTCCAGACCTGCACGATCGGCGGTCGCACGATGGCGCGCACCGATACCGCGCAACTCGCCGCGCTGCGCACGGAAGTGACCGTCTGGCGCGCGCTCGAAACGGCCGTGCGCGAGATCAGGAGCGTGTATGCGAGCCCCGCAACGGGCGGCATGTTCAACGTGCGCGTCGCGATGCAACAGCGCGTGCCCGGCGAAGCGCGCAATGCGATCGCCGCCGTGTTCGCGTCGCTCGCCAACGTCAAGCATGTGTTCGTCGTCGATCCCGACATCGACATCTTCTCCGATGAGCAGATGGACTGGGCACTCGCGACGCGCTTCCAGGCCGACCGCGATCTCGTGATGCACAGCGGCATGCGCGCGATGCCACTCGATCCGTCGCTCGATGGCGCGGCAGTGACGGCAAAGGTCGGCTTCGACCTCACGCTGCCGCTGCTGCGTCCGGGCGAGGAGCGCGATCTCGAACACCGCGTGCCGACGCCGCCGGCGTTCACGGGTGCGCGCTTCGACTCGCTCGAAGCCGCGCTCGCGCATGGTCCGAAGCGTTTCACCGAGTTGATGTCGGCAACGGGCACGCGCGACGGCCGCGAAATCGTCCGCTGGCTCGAAGATACGGGCGCCACGCGGACCATCGTCCGCGACGATGAAGGCCGGTACGCATTCGCGTAA
- a CDS encoding enoyl-CoA hydratase/isomerase family protein, producing MSTESVAIRRKGALLDIVLDRPENGNLIDQPMSDAIIAAVTTIDDDTKLVRIVSSSKDFCKGRQSPMPPQGAKPSAETLRRVVAAPPLALYDALKAVRVPVLSVVRGEAIGVGCALAGVCDVALAADDAIFQIPEMERDIPPTLVMSALIGRVPVKTVAHMVLSRARLTAQDALVAGLVSRVVPVASLDDEADALADTLLGCSAVTLRAVKQFLHLAPDMSAAGSSGFAAHLAATALSARF from the coding sequence ATGTCAACTGAATCCGTCGCTATCCGCCGCAAAGGCGCGCTGCTCGACATCGTGCTCGACCGGCCTGAGAACGGCAATCTGATCGATCAGCCGATGAGCGATGCCATCATCGCCGCCGTCACCACGATCGACGACGATACGAAGCTCGTGCGTATCGTCAGCAGCAGCAAGGACTTCTGCAAAGGCCGCCAGTCGCCGATGCCGCCTCAAGGCGCCAAGCCGTCGGCGGAAACGTTGCGGCGCGTCGTCGCCGCGCCGCCGCTCGCGCTCTACGACGCATTGAAAGCGGTGCGTGTGCCCGTGCTGTCCGTGGTGCGCGGCGAAGCGATCGGGGTCGGCTGCGCGCTGGCAGGCGTGTGCGACGTCGCGCTCGCCGCCGACGACGCGATCTTCCAGATCCCCGAAATGGAGCGCGACATTCCGCCGACGCTCGTCATGTCCGCGCTGATCGGGCGCGTTCCCGTGAAGACGGTTGCGCACATGGTGCTGAGCCGCGCGCGGCTGACGGCGCAGGACGCGCTCGTTGCCGGTCTCGTGAGCCGCGTGGTGCCCGTTGCGTCGCTCGACGACGAAGCCGATGCGCTCGCCGACACGCTGCTCGGCTGCAGCGCCGTCACGCTGCGCGCCGTCAAGCAGTTCCTGCATCTCGCGCCCGACATGTCCGCCGCAGGTTCGAGCGGCTTTGCCGCGCACCTCGCGGCCACTGCGCTGTCAGCACGCTTCTAA
- a CDS encoding xanthine dehydrogenase family protein molybdopterin-binding subunit: MIGKPIPRVEDQRFVTGNGQYTDDIRVDGQLHAAFLRSPHAHAGLRSVDISAAQQAPGVIAVLVGQDYLDDGFQGVDHVPNPVDAVDATKKAFLTSLTGSIFNQLHIPLPVDRVRYVGEAIAMVIAETPLQARNASELIEVDYDVLDAVINGADAMQPDAPQLWDGAPGNLCFQTQIGDREAARKILAEADHVIRREFHHSRLVNCQMEPRSAIGMHDAANDVYTLISGSQGAVRQQLVLAAALKVPPARMRVVCPDTGGGFGPRSFVYVEQLAVVWAARRIGRPVKWTSDRSEAFLSDYQGRDAIIRSAIGFSKDGRILAIDNEWIGNVGAHTVSYVPMSNGTRIMTTVYDVPVAAVHVSAVMTNTVPTAPYRGAGRPEATHVIERMLDLAAAELGIERAEIRRRNLVTHDKLPYRSPMGLTYDSGEFERNMARALTLAQWDSFETRRAQSRANGRLRGIGLANYIESPVGAPRERIELTVRADGSVDIVSGTQSTGQGHETTFAQVIAHQLGVPMEAVTLRTGDTAFVSVGGGSHSDRTMRLGGMLLVDTAQQIVATGKQVAAALFGVDASDVEFANASFTASASGKRISLAEVARQVSKDGVPGDPSMKKLYAHAEVNTRVPAHPTGAAICELEVDPDTGMVELVNYTSVDDVGQPINPLIVEGQVHGGLAQGIGQALSEGFYVDRDTGQVLTGSYMDYGMPRAGVIPPLNVELTEDPTHGNPLRVKGGGESGITPATATIFNALADALREYGNDELAMPATPKVVWEYIHRAQGGAHVN, from the coding sequence ATGATCGGCAAACCGATACCTCGCGTCGAAGACCAGCGCTTCGTGACGGGCAACGGCCAGTACACCGACGATATTCGCGTCGATGGCCAGCTGCATGCGGCCTTTCTGCGCTCGCCTCACGCGCATGCAGGATTGCGTTCTGTCGATATCAGCGCCGCGCAGCAAGCGCCCGGCGTGATCGCCGTGCTGGTCGGCCAGGACTATCTCGACGATGGCTTTCAGGGCGTCGATCATGTGCCGAATCCCGTCGACGCCGTCGACGCGACGAAGAAGGCTTTCCTCACGTCGCTGACGGGTTCGATCTTCAATCAGCTTCATATTCCGCTGCCCGTCGACCGCGTGCGCTATGTCGGCGAGGCGATCGCGATGGTGATCGCCGAAACGCCGTTGCAGGCGCGCAATGCGTCGGAGCTGATCGAAGTCGATTACGACGTGCTCGATGCCGTCATCAACGGCGCCGACGCGATGCAGCCCGACGCGCCGCAACTGTGGGACGGCGCGCCGGGCAACCTGTGCTTCCAGACGCAGATCGGCGACCGCGAAGCCGCGCGCAAGATTCTCGCGGAAGCGGATCACGTGATCCGCCGTGAGTTTCATCACAGCCGGCTCGTCAATTGCCAGATGGAGCCGCGCAGCGCGATCGGCATGCACGACGCGGCCAACGACGTCTACACGCTGATCTCCGGCAGTCAGGGCGCAGTGCGCCAGCAACTGGTGCTGGCCGCCGCGTTGAAAGTGCCGCCTGCCCGGATGCGCGTCGTCTGCCCCGATACGGGCGGTGGCTTCGGACCACGCTCGTTCGTCTACGTCGAGCAACTGGCTGTGGTGTGGGCCGCGCGACGCATCGGAAGGCCGGTGAAGTGGACGAGCGACCGCAGCGAAGCATTCCTGTCCGACTATCAGGGCCGCGACGCGATCATCCGTTCCGCAATCGGCTTTTCGAAAGACGGCCGCATTCTCGCCATCGACAACGAATGGATCGGCAACGTCGGCGCGCATACGGTGTCCTACGTGCCGATGTCGAATGGCACGCGCATCATGACGACCGTCTACGACGTGCCCGTGGCCGCCGTGCACGTCAGCGCCGTCATGACCAACACGGTGCCGACTGCGCCCTATCGCGGCGCGGGCCGGCCCGAAGCGACGCATGTGATCGAACGCATGCTCGATCTCGCCGCTGCCGAACTCGGTATCGAGCGCGCGGAAATTCGCCGGCGCAATCTCGTCACGCACGACAAGCTGCCGTACCGCAGCCCGATGGGCCTCACGTACGACAGCGGCGAATTCGAGCGCAACATGGCGCGCGCGCTGACGCTCGCGCAGTGGGACAGCTTCGAGACGCGCCGTGCGCAATCGCGGGCAAACGGCCGCTTGCGCGGTATCGGCCTGGCGAACTACATCGAGTCGCCCGTCGGCGCGCCGCGCGAGCGCATCGAACTGACGGTACGCGCGGACGGCAGCGTCGATATCGTGTCGGGCACGCAGTCGACGGGCCAGGGCCACGAAACCACGTTCGCGCAGGTCATCGCGCATCAGCTCGGCGTGCCGATGGAAGCCGTGACGCTGCGCACGGGCGACACGGCCTTCGTGAGCGTCGGCGGCGGCAGCCACTCGGACCGCACGATGCGCCTGGGCGGCATGCTGCTCGTCGATACCGCGCAGCAGATCGTCGCAACGGGCAAGCAGGTGGCCGCCGCGCTGTTCGGCGTGGACGCATCCGACGTCGAATTCGCAAATGCGTCGTTCACCGCGTCCGCCTCGGGCAAGCGGATCAGTCTCGCCGAAGTTGCGCGCCAAGTTTCAAAGGACGGCGTGCCCGGCGACCCGTCGATGAAAAAGCTCTACGCACACGCCGAAGTCAACACGCGTGTTCCCGCGCATCCCACGGGCGCCGCCATCTGCGAGCTCGAAGTGGACCCCGATACGGGCATGGTGGAACTCGTCAACTACACGTCCGTCGACGACGTGGGGCAGCCGATCAACCCGCTGATCGTCGAAGGTCAGGTGCATGGCGGGCTCGCGCAAGGCATCGGCCAGGCGCTTTCCGAAGGCTTCTACGTGGATCGCGATACGGGGCAGGTGCTGACAGGTTCGTACATGGATTACGGCATGCCGCGCGCCGGCGTGATTCCGCCGCTCAATGTGGAACTGACGGAAGACCCGACGCATGGCAATCCGCTGCGCGTGAAAGGCGGCGGCGAAAGCGGCATCACACCTGCAACAGCGACGATTTTCAACGCGCTCGCCGATGCGCTGCGCGAGTACGGCAACGATGAACTCGCGATGCCCGCCACGCCGAAAGTAGTCTGGGAATACATCCATCGCGCTCAAGGAGGCGCACATGTCAACTGA
- a CDS encoding (2Fe-2S)-binding protein — MVEVQLQVNGTDVSHAVPDNTLLVEFLREHVRLTGTHVGCDTSQCGACTVHLDGNAVKSCTVLAAQASGGQVVTVEGLSAQCGGKLHPVQNAFVQCHGLQCGFCTPGMIMASAFYLRKEPALDVASISHALEGNICRCTGYVNIIEAVRHAAREMYPEAPFAKTEEHAS; from the coding sequence ATGGTTGAAGTCCAGCTTCAGGTGAACGGCACGGACGTCTCGCACGCCGTGCCCGACAACACGCTGCTCGTCGAATTTCTGCGCGAGCATGTGCGGCTGACGGGCACGCATGTTGGCTGCGATACGAGCCAATGCGGCGCGTGCACCGTTCATCTCGACGGTAACGCCGTCAAGTCCTGCACGGTGCTCGCGGCTCAGGCGAGCGGCGGACAGGTCGTGACCGTCGAAGGTCTGAGCGCGCAATGCGGCGGCAAGCTGCACCCTGTGCAGAATGCGTTCGTGCAGTGCCACGGCCTGCAGTGCGGCTTTTGCACGCCCGGCATGATCATGGCCAGCGCGTTCTATCTGCGCAAGGAACCGGCGCTCGATGTGGCGAGCATCAGTCACGCGCTGGAAGGCAACATCTGCCGGTGCACGGGCTACGTGAACATCATCGAAGCGGTGCGCCACGCCGCACGCGAGATGTACCCCGAAGCGCCCTTCGCGAAGACGGAGGAACACGCGTCATGA
- a CDS encoding SRPBCC family protein codes for MEFTGSQTIAASREQVWQGLNDPAVLQECIPGCEAFTAENEDEYKAVVVASVGPVKARFKGTLELSERDAPNGYRILGQGEGGIAGFGKMTATVTLADAEDGTLLTYVAEAQVGGKLAQIGSRLVTSVANKLAAEFFKRFNATLSAANEPAAE; via the coding sequence ATGGAATTCACCGGATCGCAAACCATCGCGGCATCGCGCGAACAGGTATGGCAAGGACTCAACGACCCGGCCGTGCTGCAGGAATGCATTCCCGGCTGCGAAGCCTTCACGGCGGAAAACGAAGACGAGTACAAGGCCGTCGTGGTCGCCTCCGTCGGGCCCGTGAAAGCGCGCTTCAAGGGCACGCTCGAACTGTCCGAACGCGATGCGCCGAATGGCTACCGGATTCTCGGCCAGGGCGAAGGCGGCATTGCGGGCTTCGGCAAGATGACGGCGACCGTCACGCTCGCCGATGCCGAAGACGGCACGCTGCTCACTTACGTGGCCGAAGCGCAGGTGGGCGGCAAGCTCGCGCAGATCGGCTCGCGGCTCGTCACGTCGGTGGCGAACAAGCTCGCGGCCGAGTTCTTCAAGCGCTTCAACGCGACGCTCAGCGCAGCGAACGAACCCGCTGCCGAATGA
- a CDS encoding FAD binding domain-containing protein has translation MYETTYLRAASLDEAVAWLREHDEARPLSGGMTLIPTLKQRLAAPSHLIDLTRIGELRGIEVRGDTLHVGALMKHAEVAASDVVREAIPALAHLASVIADPQVRNRGTMGGSVANNDPAADYPSAVLALNAHIITSSQRRIPADDYFIDTFETALEADELVTAIEFAIPRRAAYAKYRHPASGYAVTGVFIAQYDDAVRVAVTGAGASVFRWLDAEAALQQDLSEAALASLWIDRDMLPDDANASASYRAHLIETYTRRALQALLAS, from the coding sequence ATGTACGAGACGACTTATCTGCGCGCAGCGTCGCTTGACGAAGCGGTCGCCTGGTTGCGCGAGCATGACGAAGCGCGGCCGCTGTCGGGCGGCATGACGCTGATCCCGACACTCAAGCAACGCCTCGCCGCGCCGTCGCATCTGATCGACCTCACGCGCATCGGCGAACTGCGCGGCATCGAAGTGCGCGGCGACACGCTGCATGTCGGCGCGCTGATGAAGCACGCGGAAGTGGCCGCCTCCGATGTCGTGCGCGAAGCGATTCCCGCGCTCGCGCATCTGGCCAGCGTGATCGCCGATCCGCAGGTGCGCAACCGCGGCACGATGGGCGGATCGGTCGCGAACAACGACCCGGCAGCGGACTATCCGTCCGCCGTGCTCGCGCTGAACGCGCACATCATCACCTCGTCGCAGCGACGCATTCCCGCCGACGACTATTTCATCGACACATTCGAAACCGCGCTCGAAGCCGACGAACTCGTCACCGCGATCGAGTTCGCCATTCCGCGCCGCGCTGCCTATGCGAAGTACCGGCACCCAGCATCGGGTTATGCGGTGACGGGCGTGTTCATCGCGCAGTACGACGATGCCGTGCGCGTCGCCGTGACGGGCGCGGGCGCGTCGGTGTTCCGCTGGCTCGATGCGGAAGCCGCGTTGCAACAGGACTTGTCGGAAGCCGCGCTCGCATCGCTGTGGATCGACCGCGACATGCTGCCCGACGACGCCAACGCGTCCGCATCGTATCGCGCACATCTGATCGAAACCTATACCCGCCGCGCATTGCAGGCGCTGCTCGCGTCGTAA
- a CDS encoding alpha/beta fold hydrolase: MTTLNGFRQFGHGPHKVIALNGWFGSAADWHALTPALDAERFSYAFFDYRGYGLSRDIDGAFTFDEAARDVLALADHLDWQRFSLIGHSMGGMAMQRVLLAAPERIVKMAGVSAVPACGSRMDEARVAMFSACIDDVAKRAGIIHFSTGSRLASPWSAHLAQLSLRDSRREAFAGYLPQWATGDFAAQVDGNPTPVKLFVGEHDPTITADLMTRTWLAWYPNATLETLRNAGHYPMYEVPVALATALENWLSEPNGP; the protein is encoded by the coding sequence ATGACGACGCTCAACGGTTTCCGGCAATTCGGACACGGCCCGCACAAGGTCATCGCACTGAACGGCTGGTTCGGCAGTGCCGCCGACTGGCACGCGCTCACGCCGGCGCTCGATGCCGAACGCTTCTCCTATGCGTTCTTCGACTATCGCGGCTATGGGCTGTCGCGTGATATCGACGGCGCGTTCACGTTCGACGAAGCCGCGCGCGACGTGCTCGCGCTCGCGGATCATCTCGACTGGCAGCGCTTCAGCCTGATCGGCCATTCGATGGGCGGCATGGCGATGCAGCGCGTGCTGCTCGCCGCGCCCGAGCGGATCGTCAAAATGGCGGGCGTATCCGCCGTGCCCGCGTGCGGCTCGCGCATGGACGAAGCGCGCGTCGCGATGTTTTCCGCCTGCATCGACGACGTCGCGAAGCGCGCCGGCATCATTCACTTTTCGACGGGCAGCCGGCTCGCGTCGCCGTGGAGCGCGCATCTCGCGCAACTGTCGCTGCGCGACTCGCGGCGCGAAGCGTTCGCGGGCTATCTGCCGCAATGGGCCACAGGAGACTTCGCCGCGCAGGTCGACGGCAACCCGACGCCTGTGAAGCTCTTCGTCGGCGAGCATGATCCGACCATCACGGCAGACCTGATGACGCGCACATGGCTCGCGTGGTATCCGAACGCCACGCTGGAAACGCTGCGGAACGCGGGACATTACCCGATGTACGAAGTGCCCGTCGCGCTCGCCACTGCGCTGGAAAACTGGCTCTCGGAGCCTAACGGACCATAG
- the fahA gene encoding fumarylacetoacetase, whose amino-acid sequence MSALNITHDPARRSWIESANAADTDFPIQNLPFGAFARSGEIRTGVAIGDRVVDLRALHDLALLDGDAAIACASACDSTLNALMALDARHVSALRAALSDLLKHDAPARSRLASSIDAVLPRVTDVELTLPCAIGDYTDFLTSLHHTERHGRYKGLADPLPAAFKSLPIAYHGRASSLRVSGGDVRRPYGQFRDADGNVCFGPAPMLDFELELAAVIGRGNALTRPIAIDDARNHVFGYCLLNDWSAKSIQWFEQVLGPFLGKSFHSSVSPWLVTEEALAPFRKAAPSRAAGDPAILPHLRGAHDQQRGGLNLDLYAHLSTAAMRSDRMPAMQITHTQPDNLYWTFAQMIAHHTSNGCNLRTGDLLGSGTISGASDASRACLTELSEAGKKPLALPTGESRIALEDGDEIVLSARASAPGAVSIGFGECRGRIAAALPYPLAAGEH is encoded by the coding sequence ATGAGTGCACTGAATATCACGCACGATCCGGCGCGGCGAAGCTGGATCGAATCGGCAAATGCTGCCGACACGGATTTCCCCATTCAGAACCTGCCGTTCGGCGCGTTTGCGCGCAGCGGCGAAATCCGCACGGGCGTGGCGATCGGCGACCGCGTCGTCGATCTGCGCGCGCTGCACGATCTGGCCCTGCTCGACGGCGACGCGGCGATCGCCTGCGCGTCGGCCTGTGACAGCACGCTGAACGCGCTGATGGCGCTCGATGCGCGCCATGTGAGCGCGCTGCGCGCGGCGCTGTCGGATCTGCTGAAACACGATGCGCCCGCGCGTTCGCGCCTCGCCTCATCGATCGACGCCGTGCTGCCGCGCGTGACCGACGTCGAGTTGACGCTGCCGTGCGCGATCGGCGACTACACGGACTTTCTGACCTCGCTGCATCACACCGAGCGCCATGGCCGCTACAAAGGTCTCGCCGATCCGCTGCCTGCTGCTTTCAAATCGCTTCCGATTGCCTATCACGGTCGCGCTTCTTCGTTACGCGTGAGCGGCGGCGACGTGCGGCGCCCGTACGGCCAGTTCCGCGACGCCGACGGCAACGTGTGTTTCGGCCCCGCGCCGATGCTCGATTTCGAACTGGAACTGGCGGCCGTCATCGGTCGTGGCAATGCGTTGACGCGCCCCATTGCGATTGACGACGCGCGCAATCACGTGTTCGGCTATTGCCTGCTCAACGACTGGTCGGCCAAAAGCATTCAGTGGTTCGAACAGGTGCTGGGTCCGTTCCTCGGTAAAAGCTTCCATTCCAGCGTATCGCCGTGGCTCGTCACGGAAGAAGCGCTCGCGCCGTTCCGCAAGGCTGCGCCATCACGCGCAGCGGGCGATCCCGCGATCCTGCCGCATCTGCGCGGCGCGCACGATCAGCAACGCGGCGGCCTGAATCTGGACCTCTACGCGCATCTGTCCACCGCCGCGATGCGCAGCGATCGCATGCCCGCCATGCAGATCACGCACACGCAGCCCGACAATCTGTACTGGACCTTTGCGCAGATGATCGCGCATCACACGAGCAACGGCTGCAATCTGCGCACGGGCGATCTGCTCGGCAGCGGCACGATTTCGGGCGCCAGCGACGCATCGCGCGCTTGCCTGACGGAACTCAGCGAAGCGGGCAAGAAGCCGCTCGCGCTGCCGACCGGCGAATCGCGCATTGCCCTCGAAGACGGCGACGAGATCGTGTTGAGCGCGCGCGCCAGTGCGCCGGGTGCCGTATCGATCGGCTTCGGCGAATGCCGCGGGCGCATCGCTGCCGCGCTGCCGTATCCACTCGCGGCCGGGGAGCATTGA